Genomic segment of Zingiber officinale cultivar Zhangliang chromosome 11B, Zo_v1.1, whole genome shotgun sequence:
ttttaaaattttacacgCATGAACGTTGACAAACCTTGATTCTAAGTCCTGAataaaaaattatgtcatctgGAAGATTGAGTCCTCCTATATTGATCCTACGTCAAGTGATAAATTATCTAGTTTATTAAAGTTATGTTGTTTATGGGTTTATGATACTCTCTTTGCATTGGAATATTTTTTAACTTCATACTTTATCAATGTATGCCCTAGCTGGTTAGTATGTGTTAACAGGAAGTTTAATATTCATGATTAGTTCActtaaattatttgattaatgattagttcattttggTTCATTTAATGATTGTTTAATTTCATGAATGATTTatttaatgattagttcattttatgtTTCATTCATTTATCTATTAGTTCATTTAATGATTAGATAATTTCATAAATGGTTCATTTAATTATTGGTTCATTTCTTGATTAGTTCATTCATAATTAGGTCATTTAATAGTTGGTTCATGGGATGAGATGTATTAATATAATTGATTAATATTTGTTAGATTGGATCGTGAGTGGAATTATAATTAGTATTTGATTTTATAAACCAATTCAGATTTACATTAAGTCAATTATAAATTACATATACATGAATTAGAttgaataattaaataatatgtttatttatgattAATTATGACTACTAAGAATATCTTAGTTGAGTCCCTGGGACTATGGTGTCACGGTAGGATATCCAAGTTATCTCTCAGTCACCCATGGTTTGATCCCCAGTTATgacatatttgtagaaatttttcctctaaatggggAGTGCAATCAAAGAATGTTGGGCTTCTAGGCTAACCGCTATGCGCGCTTTCCCATTTACCCTGGTGGCCAGTGAGAAACTTCCGTGGAGTCAGGCCGATCAACCCAGGGATAGTTAATGAGGCTAAAtgagtttttcatttttttaagaaTATCTTAATTGAACTCAATAAGTGTGAGAAATTACATGGGgataattataaaatatagcatcttaagatacaatatgttcttgagcaACAAGAAGTTTTAGAGGATATAAATTAAACTATTGAAAAACCTGCCGATtattcaacaacacatcataagcatagaggctgtaaatcagatTATGGAAGAATCTGTTAAggatatattgattagttcaatggtagatgacctaATTTATTAGTACGAGTCATTCCCATCGGCTCATGATATCTACGTAGCCCTGAGAGAAAAGTATAATGGAGTAAACTTAAATAAACTTCGTTACCTGATAATTAAGTTTGACGGCTATGAAAAGCATTCGAATGCATccatcactacaaaaaaaaaaaaaaaaacgcatATAGGAGTGGTTTTTAACACTACTCTTGAAATTGGTTTGAACTATACCGTTTCTATTGCCTTATCTTTTTAGAACAGTTTTGTAGCTGCTCTTATCGAATATCTTTAGCACCGATTTGAATAAATCACTGTTGTAAACCGCTCTTAATGATAAAATTATTAGAAGCAATCTTGAAACTATTGATATTAGGTACTTTTAGCAGCAATTTTATGTCAAACACGACTACTAACTATTTAGTCCGGGTTTTTATGctttggctccgctcgcttgggtttGGATCGTCCACTCTGGCTCCGACTCCACTTAAGTGATCTCGGCctttcgaaatagggctcacctgaacttaACTTTCGGCCTTCGAGCAACCTTCTGTTctagcttctcgtctctcggaaacgccgcgcgcctcTTTCTCATCCGCTCGcttactctttcgcagcacctcatccctcggacgcaccgagcccgtcggctctctcccgtggcgtctttctcgctaactgcgtctttcgctcgacttcttgtgttcctaaatttCTGCACATTTAGATACTGGGTTAAaaactaacaggacctaacctgacttggttgatcacatcataactaccttggggtactaataataaagggcagcccggtgcacgaagctcccgccatgcgggctcccgaggaaggatccattgtacgcgaccttaccctgctttttgcaagaggttgtttttaggattcgaatccgtgaccttttggtcacatgacaataactttatcgttgcgccaaggctcccctccaccttggggtactaataatatttagataattaaaaatagtaatttatatagtttaaaaatattattattatttaactaaaaattaaatttggaagtAATTATTTATCTAACCCTTTATATTAATTTTGACTTCTATTTTTAAATACTTCTCATACTTTAATTTctcattaattttaaaataatcctGTTAAGAATCACTGTTAAGTAAGTAAAGCTTTCCCTAGCTATTAATGTTGGTATACGTtccttaataattaattaatagttttgttttcttatattattatttttaaaaaaattagaaaaaaaatcatagttatttatttattaatttataaatatttatcactaaattattttatatattaattaattaattaattaatattttttactatataattatttttaataattcaatCGAATCCGAGtctaataattttctaaatttataatttttttaacaagcACACTATGAACCGGGAGTTTTGAACGATTTCGAATCGATCTAACTGACATTTCCGAACAGGGTCAGTCCATCGGGATACCTGACCTCTTCTCCCCTCCCATCCCTACGGAAGCAAACAACCTGGCCCAAAGTCTTCGAGAATGTCTTTTGCGTGTGTACTTGGGCCGATCAAGTCGTTCAAAGAGTCTTCATCTCCTCGGTGGAAACTTCCCCCCTCCTCTGCCCTTCCTTTCCTTCCTTTCTCCGCTCCTTTCCTTCGAATTCTCAATTCCGATGGCTTGCTTTGGGATCTTTAAGAGTATCAGGTTCAGTGCCACCGGCGATTCGCCGGAGGAGCGCTGCGCCGCCGTCGCAAGCAGCTGCGACAAACACTTGATTAGCTCCTCCATCGCCGCCTCGGCCTTCGCCCGCACCACCTCCACGACCGACGCAATCAGCAGCGGGAAGCACTCGACGGCGTCGGAGACGTCGTCGTCGCAGAGGAGCGTCCCGGACTTGTTCGAGGAGCGGGCGAACAGGCTCCGGGCTTTCGAGCTCGACGAGCTGAGGGAGGCCATCGGCAACTTCGCTCAGCAGAACAAGATCGGAAAGGGAGGGTTCGGCAGCGTCTACAAGGGGTTCCTCCCGCCACCCAACGGCGGAGGCGGCAGTAATATTCCGGTCGCCGTCAAGAAGCTCAACCAGAAGGGACTTGCAGGTATCTCCCATTTTAGTCGAGCATCGAAATGAAGTGAAAATTTTCATTTTGCcccatttatatatttttatttaatttacccTCAAAATAAAAATACTCTAATATTCACACAGTTGAGCAGTTTCACCTGTACTTACCGTTTGAATCCCAATTACGATCTATTATAGGATATTTCTTCTGGTGAGATGAAAATCTGCGATGTTGGCAGTTGGGCGAGAAGTTATCTGTGCTTTCGGATTTATTTAGGGGTCGATTTGTGAGATTGGATTATTCATTGGGCAGTGATTCTTTGGTCTAAGATCTCTGTATCAGTTTTAGTCCTCTACTCATTCATTAGTTGGATGAGTTGGATCCTATCTATTTAAGAGGTGGGGTTCAGTCCACTCAACCAATGAATGAATAGGATCTCTCCTGGTCTAGAAAATTTTGAACCAGAGGATCTGACCTCCTATCCACCTCCAAGATTAATTGGGCCAAAGGCCGAGACGtatagatttaaaaaaataacttttacaAAGGGGTATTTCATAGGATGTCAATTCAAGTAGCTCAGGTCGGATTTGGGTTGAaaacaaataaaattataaaaaatctcAACTTCAATCCAAATCAAACTCGAATGCAATTGGAAATTGCTAATCCGAATATGAGCTGAATAAcccaattaaaaataatttgttagataaaaatatctttattattaatatatattaaaaatattttaattttaaaaataaaattgatttaatcCTAAAAACCCCTACTAAAATCTAAATTCAGATCAACTTGGATCTATCCAACTTGATCCGAAAATCTCCAATCCGAAAATCCTCTCATTTAATCATTAAAATTTTCAATCCGAACTTtattttttcaaatcaatttagaTCATCAAATCGAATTCATTTCTAACATCACTAATATTTTAGTATCAAATTAAAGTTGCACAATCTTGGAGCAACTTTAGAGGGCATAAAGTGATATTTTAAATACCAAATTATGGATGAGTAGGAGCTTACTTTTGACAATATGGATAGGTAGGGTGCCATTTTGAATTTCTGTCCAATTTTGTGGTATTCTTACAAATGAACTTCTCAAGAATATGCTAATTCACTTATTGTCCTTGTAGGGGCACAAGGAATGGCTAGTAGAAGTCCAATTCCTTGCCGTGTTTGCGCACCCAAACCTAGTGATCGAACTGTTGAGTGTATTGTCCCACACATTCGACACTCCTCCCCTTCAATGGAACTCGAGGTTGTGCATCGCTTTGGGGGCGGCACAGGTGTTAGCATATCTGCACGGTGGGGAAGTCCAGGTTCGATTGGGTTTTTGCCTTTTTGGTATTGTTTAGGGGGCTAGGCATGAGATTGTTGCTTATTGACTCAGTGGTTTGGGGCTGCTGATTGGTTTTGTAGGTGATCTATCGTGATTTCAAAACTTCAAAtgtgttgttggatcgagaattcaGACCGAAACTGTCCGATTTTGGCTTAGCGAGGGAAGGACATTCGGCGGGGCAAACTCACTTGTCTACACATGTAGTAGGGACTCATGGACATGCGACTCCTGATTACATAGAGACGGGTCATCTCGCAACTAAGAGTGATGCTTGGAGTTTTGGAGTAGTCCGATTTGAAATACTCACGGGTAGGCGATCACTAGAGCAAAAGAAACCGCCAAATGAACAAAAGTTGCGGAAGGAGTTCCCGGTGGAAACAAGAAAGTTTAGCATGATCATGGATACTAAATTGAGAGGTAATTTCTCCCTCGATGTTGCACGTGAAGTGGCAAGGCTAGCGAACAGATGTGTATTTAAGAACCCTAAAGAGTGTCCAACAATGGATGAAGTCGTGAAGTGCTTGAAGAGAGCCATACAAATGGAGCCAAAGGAAGAACTTAGTTTTATCCATAACTCAAACAAAAATAGAGTTAGTTgtagtaaaagatgattatgcACATCATACATATCTATATTTATGTGAAGaaagataaataataaaaatagaactagttcaataaaaagataaataagaAATATAATGTTAGAGATTGTTCTGAAGAATAGAACATTTTACttattttgcaataaataaaacatgatatgttattgGCAATCGATTGACgtttaaaataaaacctttttaatatttACGCTAAATTGAGAGGCAACTTCGTATAGGGATGATAATTTTTCTCATGGATTCAGAGTCGTGCGGGGAAAATTCGAAATAAGGATGGGGATCCTCGATTTTTTCGGGGATAGGGCAGGTATGAGAATACTCTCTCCATCCCCGAACCCACCCcgattattaatattaatattaatattaatattaatattaatattaatattaatattaataaataataataagattttttaaaaatattaataatagttataatattaatattattttttttgaaaatattaataataataataatattattattattattgatattaatattaatattaatattaatattatcattaataataataataatataaattaaatttggagatGGAGCGGAGATGAgggcggggatggggatttgCTCTCCGTGGATTCGGGTTCGGAAAATCTCCGAACTCGAAAAAATTAagacggggcggggatggggatggCAAACCCGCCCCCGTCCCGCCCCATTGTCATCTCTAACTTCTCTGGATCTCCACTAAAACAATTTTCttagccgaggtaaatacctcacTTATGTCCTAGTtactattctaaaggctagtagtcacccatgatttaccttctccgtgttacCCTTGGAATAAACTGGTGGGGGCGCTGGGACGAGCGTATTCGCCATTTGTCACAATATGTATAAAAAAGGAATATAGAAATTCTTAATTAGCAGGGGTCTAAATGAATATTTGCCCACCAAATGGGTACTTGGGCTCATTCTCACTTAATGGGCTGGCCCAACTCGGTGGCTTTACTCTGGAATCTATTGAACCGGACGAGTCGTAACGAGTGCGTTGAGCCGACAGTGTTGTTGCGTGCTTGCTCGAAGACTCGCGATATCTCACGCGTGCCCTAGCGCCTTCATCGCGTCGGTCGTCGCCGCTGCGATCCTACCGCCGGCGATCGATCGCCATCCATATTCGACTGTGCATCCGCATCAACACAGGTACCTTGCTTTTTATCCACTCGAAATTTCTCATCTCTTCCCCTCTCTTCTCTCCTCTGTGCTTTTGGAATTGAACTAATCAACTGCAGATTGAGATATTTAATGTGGATTCTGTTCTATCTGGCAATGCTATTTGCTATGATCCGGAATGCACTTTGGTTTTTGTGTTCTTGTTGTTACTGTTATTAGAAAGCATTAAGAAGGGTCATTTTGGTGGAAAATTTAGTTTTTGTAGCAAACATGATAGTTTTGCCCACATGTGAAGGTGCGAGGGGTTCTGAAGCTCAAAAAGGTACCATTTTGGATCAGAGTTGGGCTTTAATAGAAGTTCGACTAGGAAGAAATGGTTCTCTCTAGAGCACAAAATTGACATTTGAAGGAAAGAGGTTTGCCTGTGGCTCATGGGGCGACCTCTTGAACGCCGTCCAATTAGAAACCAACCATAGGAAGGAAGCAACACCAATTAATAGATGTAAAGGGCGTATATACTGGGAGTTTGAGGGAgtggcatggcatggcatatactGGGGCTTTGTTAAGGGTGGTATATACTCCTAAACAATGTATGATGGCATGGCGATACAAAATACTTTTCACTTTGGTAGTTCAGACTCAACCCGTGTGGTCATGACAAACTCAAGGTCTTGCTCTGGAGCAGGAACAGTATTTGGTCAGTTTCTGGTGGTGAGAAAACCATGATGGGGGTGCTTGTGTGGTTGTGGCCGGCACCCTGCAAATGAGGCAAAAAAAAGTTGCAGGAGCAAAAAACAGCAGTAGCATCTGGAGCAACAACTTCAACAACCTAGACTGTGCACCGGAACTAGGAAAATAGGTCAGCAAACTCTTTATAGGTGCTGATCGTCGGGCTCAGAGCCAAAGATAGATGGTATATTCATACTCATTTACAAGGACCCTGAAAAAAAATTCAGATGCACCATCAGGTTTCCTTGATCTATTATGTGCAAAATGTACAGCATCCTCATGAGATGAATCTAATTAATGACACTATTCACCATCCACATGTATGATCGCAATAAGTGAAAATGAATTCTCCcacattttattatttaatagAAAACACTGATTTTTCAAAGTCTCTGTTTTTCTGAGTATCTGTCTTAAGAGCATCATCCTTTTTAGTCTCAATATGTTTATGTAACTCAAATACTTGATTGATATCAACGTCTCTATATAACCATGCTTGTATATGCTCTATACATTAGCTTGATATTTGAAAGAACAATTATAGCATCTAGAATTCAAATGCATCCTTACCCATTCCCCATCATCCTTATGCCATACTCTGCTATTTTATCCTGAATAACAATAGTGGTCCAATATTATTGTTGTAACATATCTTCTATGTCGTTCATTGTAATTCTTCCCAATAAAACTAGATAGCAATCGTGAAGTAGTACATCATTTTACATGCTTGAAGTACGATACTTGATACTCTATTCTTCATATGAAAGTTTTGTCATCAGCAGGTTGCTTTGCATCTAACGTTAAGTGTATGCTCATGTGTGTTTAAGGTAATCACAACTTGTGATACAAGCTTAGGCCAAGTTTTTTTCCCCCAACTATAGGTTTCCAAATGTTTCTGGTCCAATCAGGCAATCTCTTATTTTAGTTATTGTGTTGTGGAACATGGAGATATGTGTTCAGTGTccttatgtttaagtatgcataACAAGTATGGGTTGTAGGAAGTGGAAACCATTACATTAGTGCTATGCTTTCAACACCAAATGAGCTATTCTTGTTTGATAACTCATTTGGATTCTGATCTATACTTTGTGATTATTGCTCTGGAGGATAGAGCCCGACACTCCTGTCTCATCTTGTTTAGTTTGAGAACACTGACTGTCTTTCACTACTTTGCCACTTGCTTTCTCATTTTCCATAATCCTATATTCAAGAATGACTTATTTGTTAAGTACCAAAAGTTATTATGAGGCGGCGTCTCTCATTTTTGCATAAGCTTTCCTCTGAAGATTTGCATCTTCAAGCATCTTTATGCATTATAACCTTTTCTTCTAagttttttagaaatttaaatatgTCTGGAGTTATTGAAGGCCAGACTCGGCAAGGCAGACCTGCACTTCCTTTACAACCCAGAGGTCCTCCTTCAATTGCTCGCCTGCGAGATCCTGTGGACCGTGAGAAGGTATAACCCCTTCTAGTTGATCTGGATTTCTTCAATGTTGAGGGCTCAGGAAAATTCCTTTCGGAGAAAGATTTCTCCTTAATGGAAGTGCTTATACCGAGAAGATTATCCTTCATTTATCAGCATAACCTTTGCCACCAAAAAAATGTAGCTATGAATTCGCTAATTTTATTGATCATTGGACctcatttattattaaatttttttaatactaatacATTTGATTTTTTGAATTCATATCCAAGTTTTATTGTTGTACGACTGTTCAACTAAGATTTCCTTCCGTTTTCTTCTTTGCAGACATGCCCTCTTTTACTTCGAGTTTTCACGAAGGTATGTGAACATTTTTTGTACACTTTATTACTTGTGTTGTATGAACCATTGCAAATTTTTATGTGCaagtatatatgtatatatattacaAGGTATACATTTTACTTTTGTTCATCCATTTAAGATTTACATAATGAAAATTTTCCTCGCCAATCTCTTTGTTGAGCGTTTTGTAATACGCAAATGGTTCTGGCAGAGTGGTGGCCACCATCCGGCGGAAGATTTTGCTGTGCGAGGAAAGGAGCCAAAAGATGAGGTCCAGATTTATACATGGAAGGATGCGAATCTCCGAGAACTTACCGACCTCGTAATGAATTTTCTACTATTTGATGTGGGTTATTAATTCAGTTTGATCGATTTGGCTATTGCTTAATAGGTCAAGGAGGTTTCTCAAGAAGCAAGGAAAAGAGATGCCAAGCTCTCATTTGCGTTCGTGTACCCAGATAAAAATGGTCGTTTCGTGGTGCGACCGGTAGGAAAATACACTTCTTGTTGATCAATAGATACATCTTAAATCATTTGTAATTGTTCTCATTTTTCTCATCAAAGGTGGGCATGACCTATTCCCACGGGAATGGCAGGCGACTTGACGATGCAAAGACTCTCGCAGAACTTGGCTTTCAGGTTTGTTAGTTCATTTGGCAAATCATTCGAATCACCGACTCTCATCATTGCTAATCAGTTTTCGGTTATTTGCATGTTTTGAAGATTGGAGACTACTTGAGTGTTGCAATCCTTTAGAAGAGATTTGTGCTAATCTGTCTTAGCAGATGAATCTCTTCTCATGGTCTCGTAGATTGTTTACTTGAATTGCTCTTGTCGGTGATGTTTCGTCGTAAACTTTCAAATTCTAAGGCTTGTTCTTCGGCTTTTATTAACAATCTATGACGACGAAAAACTTCTAAGATTGCAAGTACTGTCGCGTGAAGGGAAATGCATATCAATAGCCGACGACATCAATGTAACGCAAGATCAATCAGTTAGGTCAAGCCACTTCGGTCGTCGGCCAGCTTCTCGGGTTGAGCTTATAGATGCCATGTTGTGTTCGGTTGATCATTGGCAACCTTGAACAGGTACTTGACTCCTTCTGGTGTGTATATATTAGggaattaaacataattaaataaaactataaaaaaatataaatctcaataaaatttattaattgccTTATGTAATTAAGCAAAACATACACGTACGGAATAGTAATTAAGACAAGTTTATTATTACACATTCATATGTATCATAAAACACACTAAAGTACAACGCTGGTAGCCAAAATAATTGCTCCATATCTGCAATTAAAACATTAAAATATGATTAAAAACATTAATCAAAATTCgacaatatttttcaaacttttcaggataatatataatatttttaaaataatttctgaaaattattaatatttaaattatttttcttatatatTAAACAAAATATATGTTTACCAGTAGACCAAGCTGCTCCTTTGGACACCTGCCTCTCCTCCCATATTAAGGTTCTCTGGgtgaatcttcttcttcttcagcagTCTCGTCATCAGCTTCTCACAATCCAACCAAAGAAACACGagtaattaatcaaaattaaatggcaattaaataattttatgattaaataaatataaaatactttcTGTAGCTTATTGTTCTTGTTGCTGCTGTTAGTGCAGGATTTGATGGGGTCtcgtgtcttcttcttcttgacctgGTGCAATTGCTTGATGCCACTGTTGTTGTTGCATTCCTCCTTTGCCATTGGATCGGCCGCGAAGAGGTCGGCCAGGGTCGTCCGGCCACGCTCTCTCCCTTCTTTGTCTTCCCTCAGCAAAGGCCAATCTTCTCGCAACAACTTTGCCTCTACTTCAATAAGTGTTGCGGCCTTTTGGTCTTCTTCTTTGTTGTTCACCAGCTGCTCTGGCTTTACAGCCGGTGCGGCTACTTCTTCTTGTTGCTGAACAGGTTCTTCGATATCGTAGGGTGGATCCAAAAGGAAGGGATCTTCAAATTGGCCGAGTGTGCCAATGGCTAGGATGCCACGGAGCATGTCGTGGAGGAGAAGGGCTTCTTTCTCCTCCACCACCACTCCCTCCATCttctcaatctcttcatctacaACAAGTCGATCGATATAGCGTGACACCGAATAAGTGGGATGCATGAGGGTACGAGAAACGAACCTTTTCTTTGAGGGAATTGGGAGTAATTGGCGACCACAGGCTGCAACTTGCGATGCATCCAATCGAAGAAGATCTGTTCATGAAATTTATGTGATTGTTaatggaaaaaaaatcaaagaaaccGAGAGAAAATCGATAATCACCTTCATCGATGATAGAATGGGCGAGGCTGAAACAAAAGAAGTGTACGTAGAGCTGTGCTCGAGTTGGAGGGGGCCAAAGGCCTAGGGGGGGGCCTTTAAAGGAGGTTGTGGGGGAAGAGGGAATAGTGATTGATGAATTGATCACATGCTTTTTTTAGATTAGGGTGGAGAGGAAAGGgacatttgtttattttttttcaatctaaATCGTGATGTTTGGATCGATGGGCGAAAGTGAAACTCATTCGGTCGATCGAAAGAGAAAGAATAATTGCTCTGTTGAATTCATTCCGTACCATTTGTTCGATAcgttgaagaaaaaaaataataatttcaattaGTCTTATTATTGACTATCTCTAGGGTGATCGGTCCGGTCCCATCGAAATTTTCCACCGATTATcagggtaaatcgagaagcacACGTGGCGGCCGACCCTTTGGTTACgctccccatttggaggaaaaattcttgcaaatacgCCGCTGCTAGGGTTTGAATCGCGGGTGTCTGAGTGACAACCTGAATGTCATACCATGACACCATGATTCCGGGGACTCAGTACGTTGAAGAAATATTGGGTATGATGGTGGCTATCAGGTTATCAGAGCTAAAATATGATAGATAAGATGAGAGTCTCTCGATCGAGCAGGGTGGATTGTGTTGGTATAGATTGCACTGATAATcaaattttgatgtatgataaataggttaaagttagatgcgTTATTTGTTTAACTTTTCTACCAAGTGTATAGGAATTGacaggtctgaaggacctgacaccaagctGTAATCCAGCTAGGTTTATGGGATtcgatagctggtgggaagtctaAATAGATCCGCGGCGCTCGATATCTGGTGGAAAATCTGGTTGGGTGTGCGAGACCTAACAATCGATCAAAGTCCAGTTGGATCTATGAGATTTGACAACTGGTGAGAAGATTTGGTAAGttaaaggcaagtcaagtgattGTCGTTGGTAAGTAAAAGGAAAGCAATTGGAGGGAGATCCAGCGAGGGCGCGTTCCcaattgagggaactgtaggcgtcgatccagcataggtccatttgggaaatctaagttgagaccttgactagatcctggtctcggggagacatgatctaattactacttccatcttattatgttgtgctaactttgttttgtaagataaatatatttttatttgcgCAGGACTAATTCTTTTTTGCAAGGAAGAAAGTTGAAAAAAAGGAtgttcgggtgcccggaccagcatCGCTCGGGCGGGCGCCAAGCACCCGGGTAGTCCGAGCACCTGGAGCTAGTCCAGGTGCCCGAACCAAAAAAATTATCCCGAAGTTGAGTTGGAGCACGTCAATTAGCTGAGCCCACGTCAACAGTCCAGGCGCTCGAAAGTGGATAAACTTTacggatgaagtttcgacgatAGATTGCCACGTTAGTAACGATCCAGGTGctcggaggggttccaggcacccgaaaTGGGCCTATATAATGACCTTCGACCAGTAACTTTAAAACATCAACAACTACAAGTTTCATTCTTATATGCTGCTTTGAAAATGCTCCAACGACACCGAAAGGCTGCTCCGAAGTTCGGAGAACGAGAGATTCTaatttcctttctgtttgtcgGTAACAACTAatttagttcttgtactcaatattTGTAACTACTtattcgaactgatagtgattgtccaatgaaagtgaTCGACAATCacaggtcttggagtaagagtcgtcacagatttcgaaccaagtaaaactttttGTTAGCATTATTTTCTGTTTTCTTTATTCAGCTGCGTAACTGTTTTTAACTCTCGATTTTCGACGAATGCTATTCATCCCCTTTAATGATTTTACAATCCTGCAGATTGAATAGGTTAGCCGTGCAAATTGGGTTGGCCAAGTGGATAGGTCAACTTGAGTTGAATAGTGAGGTAGGTGGTTAGGATGAGTAGGTCAAGCAAGTTGGGCCGCTTGT
This window contains:
- the LOC122034321 gene encoding uncharacterized protein LOC122034321 translates to MACFGIFKSIRFSATGDSPEERCAAVASSCDKHLISSSIAASAFARTTSTTDAISSGKHSTASETSSSQRSVPDLFEERANRLRAFELDELREAIGNFAQQNKIGKGGFGSVYKGFLPPPNGGGGSNIPVAVKKLNQKGLAGQTRQGRPALPLQPRGPPSIARLRDPVDREKTCPLLLRVFTKSGGHHPAEDFAVRGKEPKDEVQIYTWKDANLRELTDLVKEVSQEARKRDAKLSFAFVYPDKNGRFVVRPVGMTYSHGNGRRLDDAKTLAELGFQIGDYLSVAIL
- the LOC122034322 gene encoding protein TILLER ANGLE CONTROL 1-like, giving the protein MKIFFDWMHRKLQPVVANYSQFPQRKDEEIEKMEGVVVEEKEALLLHDMLRGILAIGTLGQFEDPFLLDPPYDIEEPVQQQEEVAAPAVKPEQLVNNKEEDQKAATLIEVEAKLLREDWPLLREDKEGRERGRTTLADLFAADPMAKEECNNNSGIKQLHQVKKKKTRDPIKSCTNSSNKNNKLQKLMTRLLKKKKIHPENLNMGGEAGVQRSSLVY